Proteins found in one Zea mays cultivar B73 chromosome 1, Zm-B73-REFERENCE-NAM-5.0, whole genome shotgun sequence genomic segment:
- the LOC103645250 gene encoding uncharacterized protein → MRYNLKKKYFNEVPANLVRTTSPVSCMTDDQWKLLVEMWSTSKHKDTCMKNKISREQVKFPQGTGSQSYIAKAYSLVDMESMAATPVEDGNHSKSSTEVVSQVLPKSSLFLQNVGLATSNRSSSGNVSAKV, encoded by the exons ATGAGGTATAACCTAAAAAAGAAATACTTCAATGAGGTTCCTGCAAATCTAGTGAGGACTACATCGCCTGTTTCGTGCATGACTGATGACCAATGGAAACTTCTAGTAGAAATGTGGTCTACCTCAAAGCACAAG GACACATGTATGAAGAACAAAATTAGTCGTGAACAAGTAAAGTTTCCACAAGGCACAGGCTCTCAATCCTACATTGCAAAGGCATACTCATTG GTTGATATGGAATCAATGGCAGCAACACCAGTTGAAGATGGAAACCATTCAAAGTCTTCAACAGAAGTAGTCTCCCAAGTGCTGCCTAAATCAAGTTTATTCCTTCAGAATGTAGGCTTGGCAACCTCTAACAGAAGCTCTTCAGGAAATGTTTCAGCAAAGGTGTAG